One window of Streptomyces sp. NBC_00273 genomic DNA carries:
- a CDS encoding response regulator transcription factor produces MREDGKIKVFLLDDHEVVRRGVHELLSVEEDIEIVGEAGTATDALVRIPATRPDVAVLDVRLPDGSGVEVCREVRSQDEDVKCLMLTSFADDEALFDAIMAGASGYVLKAIRGNELLSAVRDVAAGRSLLDPVATARVLERLRDGGRNGRGDDRLAHLTEQERKILDLIGEGLTNRVIGERLHLAEKTIKNYVSSLLSKLGMERRSQAAAYVARLQAERR; encoded by the coding sequence GTGCGCGAAGACGGAAAAATCAAGGTATTCCTCCTGGACGACCACGAAGTGGTGCGTCGGGGCGTCCACGAGCTCTTGTCGGTCGAAGAGGACATCGAGATCGTCGGCGAGGCCGGCACCGCCACCGACGCACTGGTCCGCATCCCCGCCACCCGTCCCGACGTGGCCGTCCTCGACGTCCGGCTCCCCGACGGCAGCGGCGTGGAGGTCTGCCGCGAGGTGCGCTCGCAGGACGAGGACGTCAAATGCCTGATGCTGACCTCCTTCGCCGACGACGAGGCACTGTTCGACGCGATCATGGCCGGCGCCTCCGGTTACGTGCTCAAGGCGATCCGCGGCAATGAGCTGCTGAGCGCCGTACGCGACGTCGCCGCCGGCAGGTCGCTGCTGGACCCGGTCGCCACCGCCCGCGTGCTGGAGCGGCTGCGCGACGGCGGCAGGAACGGCCGGGGCGACGACCGCCTCGCCCACCTCACCGAGCAGGAGCGGAAGATCCTCGACCTGATCGGCGAGGGCCTGACCAACCGCGTCATCGGCGAGCGGCTGCACCTGGCCGAGAAGACCATCAAGAACTACGTCTCCAGCCTGCTCTCCAAGCTGGGCATGGAGCGCCGCTCCCAGGCCGCGGCCTACGTGGCCCGCCTGCAGGCCGAACGGCGCTGA
- a CDS encoding protein kinase domain-containing protein codes for MAPEPDGNGAGMTDGPEQWGAGGLVGDGRYRMTHRLGRGGMAEVFAAEDVRLGRTVAVKLLRADLAEDPVSKARFTREAQSVAGLNHHAVVAVYDSGEDRVGPNTVPYIVMELVEGRTIRDLLLSAEAPGPEQALIITSGVLEALAYSHQHGIVHRDIKPANVIITETGAVKVMDFGIARALHGAQSTMTQTGMVMGTPQYLSPEQALGKAVDHRSDLYATGCLLYELLALRPPFTGETPLSVVYQHVQDAPVPPSQLPEGRHLPQELDGLVMRSLAKDPDDRFQSAEEMRGLVQYALQMLHDQGPNTGTWGTGPVTMSLPHGRGGAAPTTAMPVSGTGGQQYGAHASTSQFQAPMVPSLNPDDGSAFPGGHGQAGNGGYDGYDGYDDRSGGGRWKVWLFAVLAVVAVMGGVAYAVNSMGKVDNKKPETTQSTPSGEPSKSASPSLTQPPQTQDNPPATTDNSPPPTRGRTQSFSPTPTATATHTPTGTASPSSSAVTKSPTAPPTTPSTKPSTKPTETTGGAGGPGGGAGGGGGGTNSEE; via the coding sequence ATGGCACCCGAACCCGATGGAAACGGCGCCGGGATGACCGATGGTCCTGAGCAATGGGGCGCCGGCGGCCTGGTGGGAGACGGCCGTTACCGGATGACGCACCGGCTGGGGCGCGGCGGCATGGCCGAGGTGTTCGCGGCCGAGGACGTCCGACTGGGCCGCACCGTCGCCGTGAAGCTGCTGCGCGCGGACCTCGCCGAGGACCCGGTGTCCAAGGCCCGCTTCACGCGCGAGGCGCAGTCCGTCGCCGGACTCAACCACCACGCCGTCGTCGCCGTGTACGACTCGGGCGAGGACCGGGTCGGCCCGAACACCGTCCCGTACATCGTCATGGAGCTCGTCGAGGGCCGCACCATCCGTGACCTCCTGCTCAGCGCGGAGGCCCCGGGACCCGAGCAGGCGCTCATCATCACCTCGGGCGTGCTCGAAGCCCTCGCCTACTCGCACCAGCACGGCATCGTGCACCGCGACATCAAGCCCGCGAACGTCATCATCACCGAGACCGGCGCGGTCAAGGTGATGGACTTCGGCATCGCCCGCGCCCTGCACGGCGCCCAGTCGACGATGACCCAGACCGGCATGGTCATGGGCACCCCGCAGTACCTGTCGCCCGAGCAGGCCCTCGGCAAGGCCGTCGACCACCGCTCCGACCTGTACGCGACCGGCTGCCTGCTCTACGAACTGCTCGCGCTGCGTCCCCCGTTCACCGGCGAGACCCCGCTGTCGGTGGTCTACCAGCACGTCCAGGACGCGCCGGTGCCGCCCTCCCAGCTGCCGGAGGGGCGTCACCTCCCGCAGGAGCTCGACGGCCTGGTCATGCGTTCCCTCGCCAAGGATCCGGACGACCGGTTCCAGAGCGCCGAGGAGATGCGCGGGCTGGTCCAGTACGCGCTCCAGATGCTGCACGACCAGGGGCCGAACACCGGCACCTGGGGCACCGGCCCGGTCACCATGTCCCTGCCGCACGGGCGGGGCGGTGCCGCGCCCACCACGGCGATGCCGGTGAGCGGGACCGGCGGGCAGCAGTACGGGGCGCACGCCTCGACCTCGCAGTTCCAGGCGCCGATGGTGCCGTCGCTGAACCCGGACGACGGTTCGGCCTTCCCCGGCGGTCACGGCCAGGCCGGCAACGGCGGGTACGACGGCTATGACGGCTACGACGACCGCAGTGGCGGCGGCCGCTGGAAGGTGTGGCTGTTCGCGGTCCTCGCGGTCGTCGCGGTCATGGGCGGCGTGGCCTACGCCGTCAACAGCATGGGCAAGGTCGACAACAAGAAGCCCGAGACCACCCAGAGCACCCCGAGCGGCGAGCCGAGCAAGTCCGCCTCCCCGAGCCTCACCCAGCCGCCGCAGACCCAGGACAACCCTCCGGCCACCACCGACAATTCGCCGCCGCCCACCCGCGGCCGGACGCAGAGCTTCAGCCCGACGCCGACGGCCACCGCGACGCACACGCCGACGGGTACGGCCTCGCCGAGCAGCTCGGCGGTGACGAAGTCCCCGACGGCCCCGCCGACGACGCCGTCGACGAAGCCGTCGACGAAGCCCACGGAGACGACTGGCGGTGCCGGCGGCCCTGGTGGCGGCGCCGGTGGTGGCGGCGGCGGTACCAACTCGGAGGAGTGA
- a CDS encoding pyridoxamine 5'-phosphate oxidase family protein, producing the protein MSPEELHAVELLRRVPYGRVATSMRALPFLALARHIVVDGGVLLRMHSGFGYHQACNGSVVAYGADNSNSPDAELWSVQFTGTAQVVEPTNAELELFGPVPHFIDGQVFDPVYMRIEPQFVTVHSLARIPDRQYQHAL; encoded by the coding sequence ATGTCCCCCGAGGAACTCCACGCCGTCGAACTGCTGCGCCGGGTGCCGTACGGCCGCGTGGCCACCAGCATGCGCGCGCTGCCCTTCCTCGCGCTCGCCCGGCACATCGTGGTGGACGGCGGGGTGCTCTTGAGAATGCATTCCGGTTTCGGCTACCACCAGGCCTGCAACGGCAGTGTGGTGGCCTACGGGGCCGACAATTCCAATTCGCCGGACGCCGAGCTCTGGTCGGTCCAGTTCACCGGAACGGCGCAGGTCGTCGAGCCCACCAACGCCGAGCTGGAGCTCTTTGGTCCGGTTCCGCATTTCATCGACGGCCAGGTCTTCGACCCCGTCTACATGCGGATCGAACCCCAGTTCGTCACCGTGCACTCGCTCGCCCGGATTCCGGACCGGCAGTACCAACACGCACTCTGA